The DNA window ACAAAGACCATACAATGGGCAAAACGGATCCTGAAACACGCTTTTTTTTGATCTTTAGCGCCAGCATACGCAAATTCCCTTAGCTTTCATGAAGTTACGTCCCCTGCCATTTCTGATCGGCCTGCCACTGCTCGGGCTGGCGATCTATGGCATTTCCCGAATGGGTGACGGTGCGCCGGAGGAGAAATTGGAGATCATTGAGGAACCCGCGAATCCAACACCCGAACCCTCCGGGCCGCCGGAATCTCCGCCCGCCGAAGTGCCAGGTGCCACACCGCCCAACGAATCCGCCGTGGTCCCGCTCGGCGACGAGCGCTACCGGATCGGCCGGGTCGAGTTCGACAAGTCGAAGCGGACGATCACCGTTCCCGCCGCCGTTCTGATGCGAGAGAATCCGGTCGAGTACATGCTGGTGACCCGCAAAGGAAAGGTCCACGAGTCGGTGTTCGTGACCGACGTCGAGCCGCGCGACATCCACGTGGCTGCGCTGCTGATGGGCATGCAGCCGACGGCAGAACTGGGGCCGATGGAGCAGGCCCTCGCCGTGCCGAAGGGATCCGCCATCCAGGCGTGGATCGAGTGGGACCGGAACGGACCACCGGCGAAGATCAACCTCCACGAAGCGCTCGCGCTGACGGGTGCCGGAGGCGACGGGGCCGGTCAGAGCCCGGCGCCCGCCACGCTCTGGCTCTACAACGGCTCGCGGGTCCAGCAGGACGGCACCTTTGTCGCAAGCCGCGACGGATCCGTCATTTCGATCATCCGCGACGGTGAAGCGCTGATCAATTACCCGGGATCCACCCGTGACAACGACGAGGTCCACATCCCCAACACCGAGGCCCTGCCGAAGGTCGGTCACCCGGTGCGCATCGTCTTCAAACTCCGCTAGCCACACCGGCCATCCGGCCTAGTCTGCCGACGTGGCGAGCAAGACACGCAGCAGCGCGAGAAAAACCGGCCGGAAATCGAGCAAGAAGCGGGCCGCGGAGATTCCCGCCATCCGCATCCGCGGCGCGCGCCAGCACAACCTCAAGGGCCTCGATCTCGATATCCCGCTCGGCCAGCTCACGGTGGTCACCGGTCCGTCCGGATCGGGCAAATCTTCGCTCGCCTTCCACACACTCTACGCCGAGGGCCAGCGCCGCTACGTCGAGACCTTCTCGCCCTACGTCCGGCAGTTCTTCGACCGCATGGACAAGCCGGACGTCGACCGCATCGACGGCATCCCGCCCGCGATCGCGATCGAGCAGAAGAACAACATCCGGACCACCCGCTCGACGGTCGGCACGCTGACCGAGATCAACGACTACCTGAAGCTCCTCTTCGCCCGCGCGGCGACCGGTCACGACCCGAAGACCGGCGCCGAAATCCGGCCCGACTCGCCGGAGTCGGCCGCCGAATGGGTGATCGCCAACCTTTCCGGAGAGCAGGTCCTCGTGACCTTCCCGGTGCCCGTCCCGGAGGAAACGAAGAGCGAGGACCTCTTCCCCTTTCTCAACCAGCAGGGCTACCTCCGGATCCTCGACGCCAACGGCCGGGTCCTACGCACCGATGAGCAGCCCGCAGCTTTCGAAGCCGGGACCAAGGTGGAGGTCATCCAAGACCGGATTCGCGTTTCGAAGTCGTCCCAGACCCGACTCCTCGAGGCCTTCGAAACCGCGTTCGCGCTCGGCAAGGGCAGCGCCGCCGCGAATGCCGAGTCGCTCCCCTCGCCGCGCAGCTTCACGACGAGTTGGACCAACCCGGAGACCGGCTTCACGCTGCGTCCCCCCACCCCGTCGCTCTTCTCCTTCAACAACCCGCTCGGTGCCTGCCCGAAGTGCCGCGGCTTCGGCCGGGTGATCGGTCTGGATCTTGAGAAGGCCGTGCCGGACCCGACGCTCTCGATCGCCAAGGGAGCCATCAAGCCGTTCCAAGGAGAGCGCGGCGACGAATGCCAGCGCGACCTCGTCCGCAACTGCCGCGAGCGCGGCATCGACATCCGAACGCCGTGGGAAGACCTCGATGAGGACGTCCGCGAGTGGGTCAATTACGGCGACAGCCCCGACGCCGACATGGAGGAGATGGAGGAGATCTGGCGCGACGGCGGCTGGTACGGAGTGAAGGGCTTCTTCGATTGGCTCGAAACGAAGGCCTACAAGATGCACGTCCGCGTCTTCCTCTCGCGCTACCGGTCCTACACCGCCTGCCCGAAGTGCCGCGGACGCCGACTGCAGCCCGAGGCCCTCTGTTTCCGGGTGGGTGGCAAGACGTTGCCGGACCTCTGGAAACTGCCGGTCAACGAACTCCACGCTTTCTTTCGGGAGCTCGACCTGCCGCTGGAGAACAACCCGTCACTCAAGCTTGTCTGGACCGAGATCGCGTCGCGCCTCGGCTACCTTGAGCAGGTCGGGCTCGGCTACCTCACACTCGACCGCCCGGCGCGCACGCTCTCCGGCGGCGAGATCGAGCGGGTCAACCTGACGAGCTGCCTCGGTGCGTCGCTTTCGAACACGCTGTTCGTGCTCGATGAGCCCACCGTCGGTCTTCACGCCCGCGACATCGAGCGCCTCGTCGGCGTGATGCACGACCTGCGCGACAAGGGGAACACGCTCGTCGTGGTCGAACACGAGGAGACCGTGATGCGCGCCGCCGACCAACTCGTCGACCTCGGCCCCGCTTCCGGCGAACACGGCGGAACCCTGATCTACCAAGGCGAGGTCGGATCGGACGCCCCCGGCCGAAAGGCGGACGAGCGAGGGCGCTCGTCCCTACCCGGAACCCTCCCCTGGCTCACCGGCGAGCGCTCGATCGCCCTCCCTGAAAACCGCCGCGAACCGGAGAACGGCAAGCTGACGGTCAAGGGTGCGACCCGCCACAACCTGCACAAGCTCGACGCCGACATCCCGCTCGGACTGCTCGTCTGCCTCACCGGCGTTTCCGGCTCCGGAAAGTCCACCCTCGCCCACGACGTCATCTACGCCAACCTCGC is part of the Haloferula helveola genome and encodes:
- a CDS encoding YdjY domain-containing protein gives rise to the protein MKLRPLPFLIGLPLLGLAIYGISRMGDGAPEEKLEIIEEPANPTPEPSGPPESPPAEVPGATPPNESAVVPLGDERYRIGRVEFDKSKRTITVPAAVLMRENPVEYMLVTRKGKVHESVFVTDVEPRDIHVAALLMGMQPTAELGPMEQALAVPKGSAIQAWIEWDRNGPPAKINLHEALALTGAGGDGAGQSPAPATLWLYNGSRVQQDGTFVASRDGSVISIIRDGEALINYPGSTRDNDEVHIPNTEALPKVGHPVRIVFKLR